The following are from one region of the Denitrobacterium detoxificans genome:
- the rpmB gene encoding 50S ribosomal protein L28 — translation MSKICEVCGKAPVAGRNISHSHRVTNRMFRPNIQRVTIKDAKGHVRKANVCTKCLKAGKVERA, via the coding sequence ATGTCTAAGATCTGTGAAGTATGCGGCAAGGCACCTGTTGCTGGTCGTAACATAAGCCACTCGCACCGTGTTACGAACCGCATGTTCCGCCCGAACATCCAGCGCGTCACCATCAAGGACGCAAAGGGTCATGTGCGCAAGGCCAACGTCTGCACGAAGTGCCTGAAGGCCGGCAAGGTGGAACGCGCCTAA
- a CDS encoding Asp23/Gls24 family envelope stress response protein, protein MPDIISGELHVANDVLSDLVGNAAMNVYGVVGMAAPSASDGIAKILPASRLRRGVVVQTSENGVHVDLYVIIEYGTNINVISQNLVEAVEFALTNYAQVPITGVDVHVQGVKVRNI, encoded by the coding sequence ATGCCAGATATTATTTCCGGTGAGCTTCACGTCGCCAATGATGTGCTGTCCGACCTGGTCGGCAATGCCGCAATGAACGTATACGGCGTAGTCGGCATGGCCGCGCCTTCCGCGTCCGACGGCATCGCCAAGATTCTCCCCGCGTCGCGTCTGCGTCGTGGCGTGGTCGTGCAGACCAGCGAAAACGGCGTGCATGTTGATTTGTACGTCATCATCGAATATGGCACGAACATCAATGTCATTTCCCAGAACCTCGTCGAGGCGGTCGAGTTTGCGCTCACCAATTACGCTCAGGTGCCCATCACCGGCGTCGACGTTCACGTACAGGGTGTAAAGGTGCGCAATATCTAA